Part of the Natronobacterium gregoryi SP2 genome, CCCCATCGCCGACCACCAGAACGACGACGGACCCGACGTGGACCCCATCGGCGAGATGGAGCAGGAAATTAAAGAGGACGCCTACACCATCCAAGCCGACATCATCCGCGACATCTGCTCGTACGACCGGGACAAGTCCTTCGAGTGGGATGGCGACCTCATCACCGACTCGGGGGCCCACATGTGCCGCCGGAACGACTACGCCGAAGAAGGCATCGAGCGGATGGCCAAGGACTACGGCCTCATCGAAGAACACGACGACGGCACCGAGGACTGGAACGTCTTCACACCCCAGACCTTCCGTCGGACCGTTCGGGACGTTGAACGCACGAAAATCGAGGGCTACGACTGGGACAACGAGGACGCCTACGGCGCGCGCTGGCTTCCGGCGCACGACCTCGTGGACCCAGCTATCGTCCGCGGGGATCTCCGGGACGCCCTCGAAGAGGCGTGGACCATCGACCCCCACGACCCGGACGGCGAGACCGCAACGTGGCACCTCCGCACCGAGGACGCCATCGAACGCCAGATTGAGTGGCTTCGAGACGAGCAGGGCGTCATCGACGACGACACGTTCAACCTCCGCATCGACTACACGACCCACGACCACAGTCGCCACTCTTCGGTGAAGAGCGATCCACCGATAGGCGTCCACAAACAGAGCCATCTCGACACCGGCTACGCGTGGAAGGAACTCCAGGGCACCATCAAAATCAACGGACGGGCGTTCATCATCGCCTCGCTGTCCTACACACCGCAGAACGACCAGTTCCAGGCCGTCCGCTACATCCTCGACCGCGCCCGCGACCTCGTGAACATCGATACCGTGATGGCCGACGCCGAGTTCGTCGATACGAAGATATGCCGGTACATCCGCCAAATCGGCTGTGACTATGCGATTCGGAAAGGCGCGACCAACCCGGTGAAGGAGACGGTCGCAGACTTTGACGGACGCGCCGATTGGGACAGCAACTGGACGCTGTCGAGTAGCGGTCGCCGCCGCACGCACAACACCACCCTCGTGGGCTTGGAGAAGGACTTCAAAAGCGTTCCCGACCACAAGAAGAAGGACGACGAAGAGGACGAACCGGACACCACGCTCGATGACTTCGGCGACGATGAAGACGAGGGCGTTCCGGAGGGACAGCTGACGCTCGACCAGGCCATCGAAGAGCCCCACAAGGACAAGGAGGAGATCGACTACTTCTGCATCATCACGAGCAAGACCGTGGACGGTGAGGGGATCGACCCGGACAACAATCCGGTCGCACATGACCCAGAGGGAACAGCATGGGGGATCGGTCGCCTCTACCGGGACAGGTGGGGGATTGAGACGGCGTTCCGCGACAAGAAGAAGACGTTCGCGGCGAAGACGCGGTCGCGTGACCTCGGATACCGGCGGTTCCTCTGGATGATGGAGAACCTGCTGTACAACGGGTGGGTAATGCTGAACACCGCTGTCGCTGACCAAAGTCCCGACCGCGACGATGATGAGATTGTGGTGAAGCAGGCGACGTACCTGGACGAACTCGACCGGCGCGTTCTAAGCGGCCTGAGTCTCGACTTGGAGTTCCCGGACGTCGGGTACGGCTGAGGCCGAAGCGCCTTCTCGTGGTAGCAAAACGGTGAGCCGTAGCACTCGCCAACGAACACTGTTTCTCGGGTTCCGTCACTGATTTCTCCGCGTTATATCACAAAACACTCACTTTTAAGACGGCGGATTGTTGCCAGTCGCGTCTTCGCCGAGAATCTTCACCGAGCGGGTCAGAATCGGTTCCGGTTTTGGTGCATACTTTCAACTACTGCTCCAACTGAAACCGTTTCGAACAAACGGGAGTTCGGTGACCACATCAGCCGTCGTCCTCACCTTCGGTAACCGTCACCCAGACGTACGTGTCCTCCACGGCGTTCTCGTTCGTCGGCTCGAGCGGCGGTTCGTCGTAGTACAGCAGAACGCTAATCCGGACCGTCTCACCCTCCTCGGCCGCCGGCGTGACGCTGTACTCACCAGTGCCGATCCCACCAGCGGAGACGCTTCCGTCAATCTCCTCGAGGGCGGTCCGTTCGACGACCTCGCCGTTCTCTACCTGCTGTTGCTGGACGACCACCGCGTACTCTGTGTGTTCGCGCTCGTGGTTCTCGATTGCGATGGTGATCGGCACCGGCTCGCCGGGTTCGACCTCGTCAGGGAGTTCGCCCGCGACCAGATCGCCGTCGTCGGTCTCGGAGTAGAGTCCGAGCTCGGTGAACCCGTCGGTCGCGGTCGGTGCAAGAACACCCAACAGAAGCGCACCGACGGCGAGGCCGATCGCAACGACGA contains:
- a CDS encoding transposase, which translates into the protein MTGCRDHEEDIVGKIEPDASSDDLYAPAGQVSAKTVRQPADTDSDTPTEDFDLGSFDGALEALRRDLAHRYDDVSDVINPPLIDAVPDDDLKPNSTYDFKPVVCAWIYRLIAPSDGYSVVSWEDLADRLGSDPALATSFGFVPEETPTERTLREQWMTRVRPAFRDHVRYLAAECAVKAEDYELETAADIRENPIADHQNDDGPDVDPIGEMEQEIKEDAYTIQADIIRDICSYDRDKSFEWDGDLITDSGAHMCRRNDYAEEGIERMAKDYGLIEEHDDGTEDWNVFTPQTFRRTVRDVERTKIEGYDWDNEDAYGARWLPAHDLVDPAIVRGDLRDALEEAWTIDPHDPDGETATWHLRTEDAIERQIEWLRDEQGVIDDDTFNLRIDYTTHDHSRHSSVKSDPPIGVHKQSHLDTGYAWKELQGTIKINGRAFIIASLSYTPQNDQFQAVRYILDRARDLVNIDTVMADAEFVDTKICRYIRQIGCDYAIRKGATNPVKETVADFDGRADWDSNWTLSSSGRRRTHNTTLVGLEKDFKSVPDHKKKDDEEDEPDTTLDDFGDDEDEGVPEGQLTLDQAIEEPHKDKEEIDYFCIITSKTVDGEGIDPDNNPVAHDPEGTAWGIGRLYRDRWGIETAFRDKKKTFAAKTRSRDLGYRRFLWMMENLLYNGWVMLNTAVADQSPDRDDDEIVVKQATYLDELDRRVLSGLSLDLEFPDVGYG